The DNA region TGTTATCTTTGCATCTGGTCCTCCGACCTCTTTCCAGTTGGTTATCTTTCCACTGAAGATGTCCTTAACCTGGTCCTGTGAGAGGTCTGAGACCGTGTTCTTGCTGTTTACAATTATTGCAATACCATCCTTACCTATGAGGTACTCTGTAAGACCTTTCTTCTCATCGGGTTTAAGTTCCTTTGAACTTGTTCCGATGTCTGCGGTACCATCCTGGGCGCTCTTGATCCCCACACTGGATCCTCCACCCTGGACGTTTATCTTAACGTTTGGGTGCTTTTTCATGTATTCAGCTGCAAGTTTCTCGGCAACTGGCTGAACAGAAGTTGAACCAACAATGTCGATCTTTTCCTGCTGTCCGCCTCCTCCAAGTGCCAGGACTGCGCCAGCAATAATTACGATTGCTACGACTATTCCTATGATCAGTTTGGTGTCCATTTTATCACCTCAAACTTTACCTTGTTGCGGGAGTATTTAAAATTTACTATTTTAGTGTACTTTATTACTTATTTAGTGAACTAAATCTCAGCGGCGGAAAATTTTAATTCACATAAAGTGAATATGGGTGCACTAAATGTATTAAAATTTAAATACTCAAAGTCAGATAGGGAAAGACATGATATCTGAAGGAATTATTAACGATATACTGAAGGTAAAAAATCCGAAGTGGAGGACCTCTATTACTAGGGTTGAGCCTAATCGGATTGTTACCAGGGGTTATTCTCAGGAGGATTTGATTGGTGGTGTTTCTTTTTCTGAGATGGTTTACCTGTTGATTCGGGGTGAGCTTCCTCCGGGTAATGTTGCGAGGATGCTTGAGGCTGTCCTGGTGTCCTTCTGTGATCATGGTGTGACTCCGCCCAGTACGCAGGCTGCCCGTATGATTGCCTCTGCCGGTTCTCCGGTGCATGCGTGTATTGCTGGTGGTCTTCTGGC from Methanothermobacter sp. K4 includes:
- a CDS encoding phosphate ABC transporter substrate-binding protein produces the protein MDTKLIIGIVVAIVIIAGAVLALGGGGQQEKIDIVGSTSVQPVAEKLAAEYMKKHPNVKINVQGGGSSVGIKSAQDGTADIGTSSKELKPDEKKGLTEYLIGKDGIAIIVNSKNTVSDLSQDQVKDIFSGKITNWKEVGGPDAKITVITREDGSGTRKAFEEIVMGKETKIKKDAIVESSTEAVKQAVKQDANAIGFISLANLDETVKALKIDGVAPSEQTVADGSYKIQRPFLFLVKGSAQGAVKDFIDWVLSPEGQAIVKSEKVVPAKA
- a CDS encoding citryl-CoA lyase encodes the protein MISEGIINDILKVKNPKWRTSITRVEPNRIVTRGYSQEDLIGGVSFSEMVYLLIRGELPPGNVARMLEAVLVSFCDHGVTPPSTQAARMIASAGSPVHACIAGGLLAFGKNHAGAIERSMKLFQETVSGCESEDEIPEAAVRLVDDHLQRNRKVPGFGHRYHNADPRAVRLLDLAEEYDCVGPHTRLAVE